The sequence below is a genomic window from Mus musculus strain C57BL/6J chromosome 4, GRCm38.p6 C57BL/6J.
AGTAAAGCCGGAGCTTCGTGCTTTGGGAATTTATGCATGAAGTTGAAAAATGAAGCTTTCTTCGAGACAGTCTTTCTCTTTATTCTAGTTGAGAATGAATATTCCTAATGGgttccccactccaccccctttTTTAAACAACGTAGGAGCTTGCAAGTGTTTGAAGAAACAGGAATCTCTCACAGTGAATTCCTTCATCGTCAGCACGCAGAGGAAGGCGGTGGTCCTCTTGGAGGCCCTCTCAGGTTCCCTAACCCATGCATCCTCTGGCTCCATGCTGACCAGGCAGGTAAATGCTTCGGTCCAGAGTCTGTCTGAGACAAAACGGAGAATACTAGGGTTTTATGTGTCAAGTGCTTCGAACCACTGGTGGCTGACACTGAGCACTAGTGTGAGCTCCCAAGTTTACTGTGTCAGCCACCACACCTTGCCTTAGACCCCATGTAGTGCTTCCTTAGTGAttcaggaaagaagggaaggagaatacTGGTTCTCAGATAACCAGCGTAGGGTAGGATGAAATGTGCAGACTAAAGAGAGACTGCTGCTGAGAAGGTtgaaaggacagagggagggaggtttCCTGTCGGACCTCATGGTTGGCTGCTGGTAGGATCTCTCATTAGGCCTGAGAAATGGGTGTGGCAACTGGCTAGCTAACCTGATAGCATTTGTTGCTAAAGTATCCTGATGCCCTGTGCTGGGGACTGTTTCACCCAGAAAGGCATCCAGTGAGCACCCAGTGGTGAATGGCCCAGTCTTGAAGACGTCGTTTTACCTTACGATGCTTGCTCACTGTCTCCTAATTttgttagttctttttttttaaagatttgttcattttatttatgagtccactgtagctgtcttcagacacaccagaagagggcatcagatcccattataggtggttgtgagccaccatgtggttgctgggatttgaactcaggacctctggaaaagcagtcagtgctcttaactgctgagccagctctctgccTGCTCTGTGAATTCTTAAGGCCAATTAGTTTGCCACTCTGTATTCCAACTCTTCAGTAAAATAGAATTGATAGTAATAGTATTTATCTCAAAGTGCTGATTAAGAATTCAATAGAGTAATATTAAGCAGAGTTGTGGGACTGAGAGTGTGGCTCAGTAGTAAAACACTTGTTTGATAGTCACAAGAAtgtgtgttcagttcccagcagggtGCTCACAGAGATTCAAACAGTAAAACATTGGTTTACTGACCAGTCCTTGGTAAACAAGTCTTAGCAAGGTAAGAGAGAGCCATGGTCATTAGAGGCCGAGAGGCAGCAGCAGTGAACAGATAGGGCAGACGGTCCTAGTTGTGACGAGAGTTCCTCCTGAGTCATTCTCAGAAGTTTATGGAAGAATGTAACTTTTCCATAATGAAATGTTTGTACAGTCCAACCGTACCACACAGTTCAGTGTAAACTACTGGGCTGCCTCATGGCAGTGCTGTGTGTGGCTGCTGTACCACGGGGTGATGAGCTCCCACTCACCTGGGTAGCTGAAGCTGCACCAGGAGGGCACCAGGGGATCCTGATGAAAACAACAAAGTTAGAGTAAAAAAATAGGACAAAATTTAGAAAGAGTCAACCACTGGACATAGTGATGCActcttagtcccagcactcgggaggcagaggaaggtgagtctctgtgagttccaggccagcctgggctacagagtaagacactgtctcagaaaaccaaagagaaaagaaaagtcaacCAGGAGACCCTCAGCCATTTGTAAAAGCAGGGGCTGTGTAGTGCACGGCAAAGTGCCTGCCCCTGTTCCCGCTGTGCCATTCAGATAGCAGGAAGGCGAGTGCTCTGCTCTGTTTTGGTACACAGTCCAAAGGTCAGGTAAATACAATATGAATTTTTATATCAGAGGAATCCTTTCATTCGGAGAGAAACCCCTTCTTTGTGGCAGCCTGGTCAATTTGCCATGTGAGTGTGCAGTAGGCACTTCACGTGCTATTCATTCATGGGCTGTTCTGACTCAAGTTCTAGATGAGCGCTTGGATAAAAGAGTGGATGACATGCTTGCTGCCGGACtcttggaagagctgagaggtTTTCACAGACGTTATAATCTTAAGAACATTTCAGAAAATAGGTGAGGATTTGATTGCTGTTCTGACTGACCCTCCCTTGCTTGCCTATGGTTGCGAGACTATAGACAAGACTGGCTCTGGATCTACTTACTGGTCCTCTGCCGCGGCAGTGGCTTTTCTTTCAGACATTCCCAGTGCtggcgtggggggtgggggtgggggggatctcAGTCAGGAACTGTCTAGGGCCTCACTCTCTCATCAGTGACACCCTCCAAGGCCCCACTGGCTTCCAGAGGCTGTGGCTTACTGCTGACACTCTCCTGTTCCCAGCCAGGACTATCAACACGGTATCTTCCAGTCAATTGGCTTCAAGGAATTTCACGAGTACCTGACCACTGAGGGGAAATGCACACCAGAGACTAGTAACCAGCTTCTAAAGAAAGGTGTGAATTCCTCCGTGTGTAACCTAGCCTTGGACATCCTTGGGTGATAGTCTGAGCTGAGGCTAGAAGAGTCTCAGCTAAAAATCGAGATTGTTATCTGTGGAGTCTAATAGTGCgcttatttcttttgttgttcttgGGCTGGGAGGGTGCTGACTCCTAACAGAAAGAAGTACTTACCCAGATGCCATTGTGTCTGCTGTATCTTCCAGGTATTGAGGCTCTGAAACAAGTAACTAAGAGATATGCCCGGAAACAGAACCGATGGGTTAAAAACCGCTTTTTGAGCAGTAAGTCCCActtttcttctcatcttctgGATCCTTTTTAACAGAGTATTGATCTGTCCTAAGAATTGGACCCCAAGGTCTTTTGCATAGATGGTTATTGGGGGTGTTTTCTAATGATGTCTCagggggaaaaagagaaacaatttaAGTTTCCATTGAAGATGTGTCTTCACCCTGGAACAGATGGTGGTGGCTACAACAGATTGTAAGAGCAGCATAGCAATGTGTGAGCAGACTAGGTGTTCAGATCTGATTCTGTCTTCAGTTTTGTACCTGAAGAGCAGGCAGAAAGCTGCAGGGAACTTTCCCAGTTAAAGTGGGGCCTGGGTCTGGTGATCTTTACTAAAAAGAGCAAAATGAAATGTTTCTCCTTGCTTTATTTTTGTGATCATATACATGGTACTTGACTTGCTTCAAAGGAAACTTTAATGGGATAGAACGTTTTTAGGGGAGGAAggtttcaagacagtgtttccctgtataacatctctggctgtcctggaacttgatgtatagaccaggctggccttggactcacagtgatccacctgcctctgcctcccaagtcctgggattaaaggtgtgcgccaccacgtccagaCTTGGACAGAGCtttaagggagagagaaggaaagtctCATACTGTGTCTTTGGCACTAAATTTAGTGCTATATATAGTTGAAGTGAGGCTTCAAGGTGAAGGTAATTGTTTTACAGATAAGAACATGAAGACCTTCACCCCTGGCTAGTAGGCAAGAGAGCCCAAACACAGGCCTGACTCTTAAGTGTAGGCTCATGTTTCATTAAGCTATGCCCTTGGCTACCCGGCATTCATATCGGCCCTCAGGTCCCCAGTGGTATGCTTATGAGCTAAAAGGAGATTAATTTAAGTGTAGTGAAACTCCACTTTTATCTTGTGGACACTTTGGAAATACACTTCTGAATCATCTCCAGTTTACTTTTTGCCAGTAGAGTTCTGCTTTCAGTTATAGGTTAGGCCAGCTGAAGCCTCTGCCCCTGGCCTTTGGTGCCTTTGACCATGTACACCTTAGTGTATGGTGTCACTTCCTTCAGTTTACCCTTTGCCTCCTGTCTTGATACATAGATGGGTCCCATCTTAGTTTCAGCTGAACTTGATGTTCACAGATCTCAAGTACTTCCCTTCCCATGTCTGACAGTAAGTCTGAAACAGAAGCTTTTTGTAATGATTTAGAAGTTCCTCTTGTTGTAAGGCAATAGTAACTCCGGTCTCTGAGGCTGGAGGGGTTAATGGCACCTCATTCTGTGCAGGCTCAATCCTGGTGCCAGAGTGAAAGGCACAGCTGCCCTGTAAGTCAGGAGCCACATTTGATTGGCCAGGACTAGTCTGCTGGGATATGGCCTGGCAGAGAGCCAGAGGGACTTCCCCACCCCAGCTTGGCCTTGGACCCAAGCCAGAAATAGCAGCTGGGAGCCGAGAACTTGTTGAAAGGTGCTTAGACAGGGCACAGAAGCCCAACAAAGgacttagaggagaaagggaaatgtAGAGTGGCCTAGAAACAGGTGCAGAGCTTGACTAAGGCCAGGTGTGCTGTGGGTGCTGCCTGCGCTCTCCTGGTCTCACCTTTCCATGTGGCGGCAGGTGTAGGCCAGTCCGGTCTATGGAGAATCTTATTTGTGGTTGGCACACTCAAAAGGCCAGCACCTGCCAGCCGTTGGCATCTTGATGCCTTTGATATTTTTTTGTCTATGGGACAATGCTTCTTGCCTTCAGGTAACTAACTTCACCTAGCTGTGGAAGGCAGTCTAGTGTGGCTGTGGAATGCAGAGGCGAACTGTAGCTAAAGTATTACAGCACGGTTGATGTGCTCAGATGCGTGGggtcttttccttctccctccagtCTCATGTCTGTTCGGAAGTATTTACCGCAGAGTGGGCTTTCATCCTTTATATATGGTTCTTAAAAAAGGTGTTCGGAAACCTGGTGTTGTACTACATGgctgtaatcccatcacttagaaggtagagaggcaggagggtctgggCTCTAAGACCTAACTCAGgtgcatagtgagtttgaggatagtCAGGGCTGGGCCACATGACTCTCTGACACTCCTCCCCAAGAGCATGGAGGGCAGGGTGAGATTTAACTAGATCAGCCCCAAGGCTAATAGAGTAGGCACTTACTCAAACCTCTTAGCTTAGTTCCTCCTATAAAGTACTGTCTTTGTATCACAGTAGCCCACCTAGTACTCACCAGAGCTGTTACTCCGTTTTGATTTCCTTACGGATCGAAGACTCTGCACCTAAGTCCCTGTTTACATGGTCATTCGTGTTTCCTGCCTGTGAGTCAGGCTATGGGTCTTTGAGGTTGTGGCTCATATTTATAGTAGAATCATAGCATAGTCAGAGTGTCACTCCTTTGGCCCCGTGCATTCTGCTTGAGGGTTTTAAGAGTCTTAGAAACAGAAGAGATTGGAACTTGTAGGCCAGACTTTCACAACTTTTCTTTGTCGTCATTAGGACCTGGGCCCAGTGTCCCCCCGGTATATGGCTTAGAAGTATCTGATGTTTCCAAGTGGGAGGAGTCTGTTCTGGAACCTGCTCTCAATATAGTACAAAGTTTCATCCAGGTGACTATTAAGGAGGCATGGCCTATGATCAGGTTTGCAGAGTCTTGTCTTTTACTGGCACTTTTGCAGCTATTTTGGCGAGCCAAATGCCTTTTCAATGGGATAAAGCAGCAGGGCTTACTGCTGTTACATCTCTGGAGCCTGTTTTTGCTTTCACATTTAGAAAGGTTGTTGCTAAAATCTGTTAACAGCCCACCTGCTCTCTGGGGGATGAAAAAGGAATCTTGGGAAAATCCCATTCTCTTTAACATCAAAGACTTGTCCCCAAATCTCTTTGCATTGAGTGCCCCTGCCTGTTTTTCTCTTAGGGTCACAAACCTACAGCCATGCCAGTGAAGATGGCATACAATGAAAGTGAGAACAAGAGAAGTTACCACATGTGTGACCTCTGTGACCGGATCATCATTGGGGACCGGGAATGGGCAGGTAGAGTGCAGATGAGGGGCTGTGTGGAGGGTCATGGGAAATAtatttgggtgggtgggggtgtcaCACTTTCTAAAACTTCGTCTTTAATAATTGAATGCTGGAATCAGCTTTGTAACAGGACAGATTCCTGAGAACCTTTCCCAGACTAGGGCATTACCTCTGTAGCCTGACATGCAGAAGACCGTTGTCCTCCAGATGCAGCTAGAATAGGAATATTCTATTGAGAGAAGTTTGTTGGCCTTTCCTGTGTAGAACTTAGTTGTGGGACAGagaaataaagttattttagGCAACTCCTGCAAGCTAGTTTGGAGCGGAAGCACAGCTGGAAGGGAGCAGGCATCATGGGTTCCTCAGGCCCAGAGGTCTTTCAGCCTCTCTAGATAACTTGTTGAACTGGTGATGGCTCAGACTGTGACAGAAGATGGGAAGAAGTGCAGTGAGAGCTAGCCTGTGCTAGCCTGCCCAGCGGCAGGAAGCCTGCACAGAGTGTGCTTCGCTGGGACTCTCAGAGTAGATGTTTCTCTCCATATCACCCCATACAATGATTAGGTCTATTAACTGGCATCTCTGGCAAAATGCACCCCATTGTCAGAGACTGGGACGGCTGTGTGTCCGTCCGAGCAGCAGAAGAAGCCCTGATTGTTGTTGGTGTATAATgatgaaaggggaagagagagagggcgTCTGATTGCTTTGTAAAGGAAACTTAGTGGTTCGATTTGTTGACTGTCCTTTGGGGGGAGCCTTTGTGAGCTTGGCTGTGTGAGCCTTCTGTAGTGCCATCTGTCGAGTCCGCGCTCCCATCCCCTGCTGCCGTGGAGAGGAGCCCAGAGCCCAGGGCTGCCTTACGCTCTGGTTAGAGAAGAAAGCTGACTCTTCGTCCCACACAAAGTCTCTCAGCTTCTCAACACTGCCACACTCACACTTCAGACCTTGTTTTAGTGATGCTTTTAATATGTGTAGAAGAATTTAGcctagctcagtgggtaaaggagcttgtcgccaagcctggtgacttgagttCAATGTCTGGAACCAGCATGGTAAAGGGAGAACCACCTTCCACTTTCACAAGTCTCCCCCCccatgtatatacacaaatagtaaataaatacatttgaaaattaGTCTGATCATCCCTCCCTCTAGGTGTTCCCAAAGGAGGTTTCTTTGCAGAGCAGGATAGTAAAAATGAGCCTATATGAACTAGTCACTGGGTAAAAGTGAGAGGACCAGGGAGTTCATGTAACAAACCTGCTGGCAGAGCCTTAGCCAATGTACAGCACAGGCCTAGAGCcgtgcacttgggaggtgaaggcaggagaagcCTGAGGTCAGTGTGGGCTACCTAGTAAGACCGTCTTAAATAGCGATAAATGTGTGTCTACTCTGTTATTTATTGACAGTTTAAAAGGCTGAATAGTTATATTTAAAtgctcttgtttgtttatttttgtttaattaattctAGAAAACCCTGatgactttttgtttatttggcctTTGTTTTCTCAGCACATTTAAAATCCAAATCTCACTTGCACCaattgaagaaaagaagaaggttgGACTTAGACGCTGTCAGTGCCACAGGAAGTCAAAGTAATTCCCCAGACTGTGACCCGGAACGCATCGAGGGGGAATCCTCGGGGCAGCACAATCAAGAGCTGAAGGCCAGTGTTTGAGAGACATGCCTAGTGGCCTTTGCAGAGACGTGGGGATCAAGCCCAGGAGGGAGGGGAGTGTCGCTCTCCCACGCCtggactgaggaatgctgggcAGAAGGCCCCACCATCTTCTTTCATTCTGTGCTGTGGTCTGCAGTGGAAACAGCAGgcctttcagctccttgtgtgcCTGTTGTGTCTGGTAATGATGTAGTTCAgagtgggatttttttctttgaaccttaaaggttttattttagaaCGAGGCACAGATCGCACATTTTCTACTTGAGGATCTTTTTTAGTGGTGAATACCAAGATTCAGTGCATCCTTTAAAAGAGCGTTCTTGTCCCTGGCGCTGGCTAAAAATAGCTCGTTTCCAGATGCTTTTGTAGATGACTGAAGTATTGTAAGGCGCAGTCAGGAGCTCTGGACTCGAGAACGGCAGAAAGGAGTAGTGCAGAGAGATGATTAAGCAAACTCTCCCAGCTCTGTGAATCTACAGAAGAGGGGGTCAGGCTGAGGTGGTTGTGACCTGGATCTTGAAGACTAAAAGACACAGAGTCTGCTGAGCTGCTCCTGTGCATGGTGGCTGTCTCTTCATCTAGGGCAGAAATCTATAGattcttttgaaatgtaaataaaaagattGTAAACGCCCTATAGTTTCTATACAGCATGCTGCATTGTCAATTTGgtagctttttctctttctttttctttctttcttttttttttcaagacagggtttctctgtgtagccctggctgtcctggaactcactctgtagaccaggctggcctcgaactcagaaatctgcctgcctctgcctcccaagtgctgggatcaaaggcatgcaccactaatGCCTCGTGGTGGCTTTTCTCAAACTCCATATTCATCATAGATGTAGCTGTATACCAAACACTTACATTCCTCAAAGATCCCCAGAGTTCCATTTGAGAACTCTGTGAGGAGTGGAGGACCATCTCTGATACCAACCAGTGTAGACAGGAATGCCGAGGGAGGCCTTCAATCCCAGGTCTcgggagacagagatagatggatctctaagttcaaggtcagcctagtctacagagtgagttccagaactgactgagttccaggacacagagaaaccctgtctcaaaaacagcaacaaaaagagtATCTCTGTTGTACTTAATTTTTAGAACCCCAGACCTTGGAAGGTCATGTAAGAAGAATCATGTATTCAGGGCCAGCCTTGACTATATATTGAAACCAAAACAATCCCCACACAACACAAACAAATTGGATCTGTAAATTGCACATCACATAAGCATGAGACCCAggttagatccccagaacccacagaagaaCCCTGGCGTGGTGGCAACGTGCTGCTGTTCCTACCGATGATGATATCACTGCACACCACAAGCCTGCCTGTCATCTGATAtctggagcttgagttacaggtgattgtgaagtgctgtgtggtgctgggaatcaaacccagacccTCTAGAAGagagagcatcaagtgctcttaaccagtgagccatctctaaCACAAAATATGCTTCTGATCTCATttactagggaggcagaaacaggattaTCTTGTGCCTCCTTTTGTCTAGCCTAGTATAATTTGCTGCTAGCAGACAAGTGAGAGGCACTGTCAGTAGAGGTGGGGGTGTGGTGGGTCAGAGACTTTGGGTCAAGTATTTACTTTAGAAGGACAAGGATCTGATTTCTGGTCCCtggcacttggaggcagagaaggaagaacagCAAAAGGCAGCACTCTAGACCTCTTTGCCTGCCAGCCTAGCCAATCCATAACAtccaggttcattgagagaccctgtctttaaaaagatcAAGGtagagggctggtgaggtggctcatcaggtaaaagtACCAATATAAAAGTGGGTGCAGTGTGAGCACCTGTCATCCATAACTCCCGAGAGATGGGAGCAGCAGCCCAGAGAACCATCCAGAAGTCCTCTGACCAACTAGCCTGGAGTATGTAGCATGCACAAACAAGATACCCTTTGGCTCAATAAGGGAGAAAGAGAACTAACTCCCAGAAGTTGCCCTCTGGCTCCCATGTCTGCATACTCTCAccatacatacaccatacacacctacacaatggtaattgtttttaaaaggcaGAGAGTTGTTCTACATgcatgcccgtgtgtgtgtgtgtgtgtgtgtgtgagtgtgtgtgtgtgcccaaggAGGAGTGACACCTACGGTTATTTCTCTGGTCTGCccccacacatacagatacacacgtgcatacacaaaatagaagcaaagaaaCCCTTCAAAGGTTGTGGTTACCTGTGCATTGGACAGCAGTAAGTCAAACAGTGCGAAGCACTTATGTCCATTATCTTCTCCTAGCCAAGGAGGAGTTCTGCCAAGGGGCCAGGGCTGGGCTGGTCATGAGGCCAGCAGACTGGAGCTGTTAAGTGCTGTGTAGAGCTGGCTGTGTTTGGAGGCAGCTTAGTTTTCTGAAATGCTTCATTTAGGttgctaaatatattttaaagctttAAAAATGTCAGCAATCAAGAAAAACAAGTTTTActaattctgtctcaaaaagccttTAATCCTCCCATCTGAAGTACCGACTAGGAGCAGTAACTTCTCTGAACTCACTTCTCTGCCTGTTGGAATGTGAGAATGTTTTTACCTGCCTTACCCAACAATCAGTGTCTAATGGTTTTATCAAGTGCCTGCTAAATTCAAGCAATGTGGTTGAGCCCACTGCTCATGTTAGAAATGATAGGATCAGAGGTGGAATTCCTACACCACCACCAAGAAACCCTGGTACTGGCTGAACTCTATAGACAGGCGCTGCCTTCTGAATAGCCTTCTGctgaaggcagacagagaagaAACAGTCTCAGCCCTTCCGTTTCCATCAGACATGAGACAGTCATCTGTCTTTGTACAGATGGAAGCTGAAACCAGAACATGGGTGGACCAGAGTCACAGCAAACTGTGGCAAAGCCGGGACACCTGGTGTAGAAGTTAggccctggttcttcctcccagcccttgTTTTCAGAagtaagactcagactcaaaatatatttacagataTGTTGGCCacatagctaggctcttctctgagtaGAACATATCCATTTATTCTAGtgtacattctgccacatggctggttgcCTGTGCTCAGGGGCCTCCCAACATCGCTTATTCTTTGTCCAGCAGTTTGAAGTATTAAAAGTATTGACTGATTTAATCCAGCAGCCCCCTCCCTTTAAATCTAggtctgttctttttgtttgtttgtttttgtctttgtttttctgtatagtcctggctgtcctggaactcactttgtagaccaggctggcctcgaactcagaaatccaactgcctctgcctcccaagtgctgggattaaaggtgtgggccaccatccCCGACTCTAGGTCTGTTCTATTTTGACCTCTCAAAGAGGATGTACCATATCACCATAACTATTGAATTTATAACCATCTTTCTTTGATAATTTAAAACAGTCATTAtcatttattgagacagggcttctctgtgtagcccatgcTGATTTAGATTTGCTCTGtcgattaggctggccttgaactcaaacctTATTGTTCCCCAAGTATTGAGATCAAAGGCCTGTATTGATTTAGTTCTTATCTATGTACCCTTGAAAACATCATTTcccatttcccccttctttgGAGATTAATATCTGTGTGAATAAATATACCTACAACCTGGGGTATCTCTTCACCCAGGTAGCAAATCTCTGTGGCTAGCTGGGAAGGACCATGGAGGCTGCCATGAGCTGTTTGCTCGGACTGCACTGTCTGACCTTAGCTGATCCCTAGATAAGCAGAGTGCTTTGGTGCAGGCTGCTTCAGTTGGCCACCAGCAGTATTGTCTGAGAGCCTTTGGTGATGGATTCCTGCACACAGTGAAACTTAGACTCCTCTTCCTCAtagcagaagaggaagagattAAGGTGTACTTTTcaattatgtgtatgcacactTTGATGCTGGTGCCCTGGGAGACCAGAGTTGTCAGaacctctggagttggagttacaggtggtcagGAGCCACCTCATGGgaatgttgggaaccaaactcggaTCCCCTGTAAGAACAACaatacagggctggtgagatggctcagtgggtaagagcacccgactgctcttccgaaggtccagagttcaaatcccagcaaccacatggtggctcataaccatccgtaacaagatctaactccctcttctggtgtgtctgaagacagctacagtgtacttacaaataataataaataaatcttaaaaaaaaaaaagatattaaaaaaaaaaaaaagaacaacaatacaTAGCCTtaactgagccaactctccagcaggTCCCCTACagcctctattttattttttttatttttttattttttaaagaaacacagttttgtttttttttaatttattattatatgtaagtacactgtagctgtcttcagacacaccagaagagggagtcagatcttgttacggatggttgtgagccaccatgtggttgctgggatttgaactctggaccttcggaagagcagtcgggtgctcttacccactgagccatctcaccagcccttttttttttttttttttttttaaagatttatttatttattatatgtaagtacacagatgtcttcagacaatctccttaccgatggttgtgagccaccatgtggttgctaggatatgaactcaggaccttcggaagagcagttgggtgctcttacccgctgagccatctcaccagcccctacccagcctctattttattttacttaacgtttttatgttttttagagacatggtttccctgtgtaaccctggctatcctgtaattcactttgtagatcaagttgctctctgcctcccaagtactgggattaaaggcatgcaccaccacttgcTGGCTTaataaaatgtaagttaaaaaaagatatattttatttcttttgagaccTAAATAGGAACCATGTATATATACCCTTGGGACCAAGGGTATATGTACATGGTTTGCACCTTTGTAATGCTCGATAATTATTTATACACAGTCTTCTATAGACAACAAAGAAAATTTTTCCACTTAAAACACAGTACATACAAACTACACAAGGGTGGGGTATGGTGAGCTACTGGAATTTCTTGTCCATTATTTGTAAGCCCAGGTTTGATCCACAGCACAAAACCAAAAGTTCACAACACATTAAAAGCCAACAACACAACAGGcaaacgtgcacacacacaacaaaaaaccTTTTGTGAATTCAGTGACTATGACCCCAGCATGGAGAGACAGTCAAATGCTTATTGAGTTAGTCGCATAGAAACTAAATGAGCCTTAACATAAGTGGTCTGTTTCAACCATTAAATGGTCTttacacaaactgaggaaatcttGAGGTGGTCGCTTGCTACAGGCAGGAATTTCATTGTTTGATTATTACCTACTTGGATGTTACGGTGGCTGTTTTCTACAGTGTCACTGGGCGTTTGTAAA
It includes:
- the Trit1 gene encoding tRNA dimethylallyltransferase precursor; translation: MAAAAAARAVPVSSGFRGLRRTLPLVVILGATGTGKSTLALQLGQRLGGEIVSADSMQVYEGLDIITNKVSAQEQKMCQHHMISFVDPLVTSYTVVDFRNKATALIEDIFARDKIPIVVGGTNYYIESLLWKVLITTKPQEMGTGKVVDRKVELEKEDGHELHKRLSQVDPEMAAKLHPHDKRKVARSLQVFEETGISHSEFLHRQHAEEGGGPLGGPLRFPNPCILWLHADQAVLDERLDKRVDDMLAAGLLEELRGFHRRYNLKNISENSQDYQHGIFQSIGFKEFHEYLTTEGKCTPETSNQLLKKGIEALKQVTKRYARKQNRWVKNRFLSRPGPSVPPVYGLEVSDVSKWEESVLEPALNIVQSFIQGHKPTAMPVKMAYNESENKRSYHMCDLCDRIIIGDREWAAHLKSKSHLHQLKKRRRLDLDAVSATGSQSNSPDCDPERIEGESSGQHNQELKASV
- the Trit1 gene encoding tRNA dimethylallyltransferase isoform X1, coding for MTNAKWPVLDERLDKRVDDMLAAGLLEELRGFHRRYNLKNISENSQDYQHGIFQSIGFKEFHEYLTTEGKCTPETSNQLLKKGIEALKQVTKRYARKQNRWVKNRFLSRPGPSVPPVYGLEVSDVSKWEESVLEPALNIVQSFIQGHKPTAMPVKMAYNESENKRSYHMCDLCDRIIIGDREWAAHLKSKSHLHQLKKRRRLDLDAVSATGSQSNSPDCDPERIEGESSGQHNQELKASV